From Yersinia hibernica, a single genomic window includes:
- the murB gene encoding UDP-N-acetylmuramate dehydrogenase, producing the protein MSNQCSPLKHLNTFALSAYASNVISASTVQDLIDAWRESVSKHQPVLLLGEGSNVLFIENYAGTVLLNRIKGITFTEDDTAWHLHVGAGENWHQLVCYSLQNNMPGLENLALIPGCVGSAPIQNIGAYGVELQKVCEYVDLLDMAEGTVLRLSARDCQFGYRDSIFKHCYGNGFAIVAVGIRLLKSWTPTLGYGDLTRLNPLTVTAEDIFNSVCAMRRSKLPDPTVTGNAGSFFKNPVVDATVAEEIVKHYPNAPHYPQPDGSVKLAAGWLIDQCALKGYQIGGAAVHQQQALVLINLAGATGQDVLGLARYIRQQVANKFAIWLEPEVRFIASHGEVNAVEHLS; encoded by the coding sequence ATGTCGAATCAATGTTCCCCGCTAAAACACCTCAATACTTTTGCACTATCAGCCTATGCGAGCAATGTAATAAGTGCCAGCACAGTGCAAGATTTGATTGATGCGTGGCGTGAATCAGTCTCTAAACATCAACCGGTGCTTTTGCTTGGTGAAGGTAGCAATGTACTGTTCATTGAGAATTACGCAGGAACAGTATTACTCAATCGCATCAAGGGCATCACTTTTACGGAAGATGATACCGCCTGGCACCTGCATGTTGGTGCTGGGGAGAATTGGCACCAATTAGTCTGTTATTCGTTGCAAAACAACATGCCGGGGCTAGAGAATTTAGCTTTAATCCCGGGTTGTGTCGGTTCTGCGCCAATCCAAAATATTGGGGCATATGGTGTTGAGCTGCAAAAGGTATGCGAATACGTTGACTTACTTGATATGGCTGAGGGCACAGTGCTGCGCCTCTCGGCGCGAGACTGCCAGTTCGGTTATCGTGACAGCATATTTAAGCATTGTTATGGGAATGGGTTTGCCATCGTCGCTGTGGGGATCAGATTACTAAAATCTTGGACTCCAACATTGGGTTATGGCGATTTAACTCGTCTGAACCCATTGACGGTTACGGCAGAAGATATCTTCAACTCAGTCTGTGCCATGCGCCGCAGCAAATTGCCTGACCCGACAGTGACCGGCAATGCTGGTAGTTTCTTTAAGAACCCAGTTGTGGATGCAACGGTGGCGGAAGAGATTGTGAAGCACTATCCCAATGCGCCACATTATCCACAACCCGACGGGTCAGTAAAGCTGGCCGCGGGTTGGCTGATTGACCAATGTGCGCTTAAAGGGTATCAGATTGGCGGGGCAGCGGTGCATCAACAGCAAGCTTTAGTCCTGATTAATCTTGCAGGTGCGACTGGGCAGGATGTGCTGGGTTTGGCACGCTATATTCGCCAGCAGGTCGCAAACAAATTTGCCATCTGGCTGGAGCCGGAGGTGCGCTTTATTGCAAGCCATGGGGAAGTTAATGCTGTGGAGCATTTGTCGTGA
- the pepQ gene encoding Xaa-Pro dipeptidase — protein sequence METLASLYNEHLSTLQQRTREVLERHQLDALLIHSGELQRIFLDDRDYPFKVNAQFKAWLPVTQVPNCWLWVDGVNTPKLWFYSPVDYWHSVEPLPDSFWTKYIDIKPLANADDIAQQLPVQRDRVAYIGYAQQRAQALGFSAENINPKPVLDYLHFYRSYKTDYELACMREAQKMAVAGHRAAYEAFQSGMSEFDINLAYLMATGHRDTDVPYDNIVALNEHSAVLHYTTLQHQPPAEMRSFLMDAGAEYNGYAADLTRSYAADNESDFAALIKDLNDEQLALIKTIKSGERYTDYHVQMHQRIAKLLRTHNLVTGISEEAMVEKGITSPFLPHGLGHPLGLQVHDTAGFMQDDKGTHLSAPSQYPYLRCTRILQPGMVLTIEPGLYFIESLLAPWRTGEFRQHFNWELIDILKPYGGIRIEDNIVIHDNRVENMTRDLKLA from the coding sequence ATGGAAACGCTGGCTTCTTTATATAACGAACATTTATCCACCCTACAACAACGCACTCGCGAGGTGCTAGAGCGCCATCAGTTGGACGCTTTACTGATTCATTCCGGTGAGTTACAACGTATTTTCCTTGATGATCGCGACTACCCTTTTAAAGTTAATGCCCAATTCAAAGCTTGGCTGCCGGTGACGCAAGTCCCAAACTGCTGGCTATGGGTTGATGGTGTTAATACACCGAAGTTATGGTTTTACTCCCCGGTAGATTATTGGCACAGTGTGGAGCCGCTGCCAGACAGCTTCTGGACAAAATATATTGATATCAAGCCATTAGCTAACGCCGATGACATTGCACAGCAATTACCGGTGCAGCGCGATCGCGTGGCCTATATTGGCTATGCGCAGCAACGCGCTCAAGCTCTGGGGTTCAGTGCCGAAAATATTAATCCAAAACCGGTGTTGGATTATCTTCATTTCTACCGCTCTTATAAAACAGATTATGAATTGGCGTGCATGCGCGAAGCACAAAAGATGGCGGTTGCTGGGCATCGGGCGGCATATGAAGCATTCCAGTCGGGTATGAGTGAGTTTGATATCAATCTGGCGTATCTGATGGCGACGGGGCATCGTGATACTGATGTACCTTACGATAATATTGTTGCGCTGAATGAACACTCTGCGGTGCTGCATTACACCACATTACAGCACCAGCCTCCGGCTGAAATGCGCAGTTTCTTAATGGATGCTGGAGCTGAGTACAATGGTTATGCTGCTGACCTAACCCGCAGCTATGCTGCTGATAATGAAAGCGATTTTGCCGCATTGATTAAAGATCTTAATGATGAACAGCTGGCCTTGATCAAAACCATTAAAAGTGGCGAGCGCTATACCGATTATCATGTCCAGATGCACCAGCGTATTGCCAAGCTGCTGCGCACTCATAATCTGGTCACGGGCATCAGTGAAGAGGCGATGGTTGAAAAAGGCATTACCAGCCCCTTCTTGCCGCATGGATTGGGCCACCCTCTTGGCTTGCAAGTTCATGATACTGCTGGGTTTATGCAAGACGACAAAGGTACGCATCTCAGTGCGCCATCCCAGTATCCTTACTTGCGTTGCACTCGTATTCTGCAACCTGGCATGGTGCTGACCATTGAGCCGGGCCTCTACTTTATCGAATCTCTCTTGGCCCCATGGCGCACTGGTGAATTCAGACAGCATTTCAATTGGGAACTGATTGATATTCTGAAGCCTTATGGTGGCATTCGTATAGAAGACAATATAGTTATTCATGATAATCGGGTCGAGAATATGACGCGTGACCTGAAACTGGCCTGA
- the trkH gene encoding Trk system potassium transporter TrkH, with amino-acid sequence MHFRAITRIVGLLVILFSGTMFIPGLVALIYRDGAGRAFSETFFVALAIGLLLWLPNRKQKHELKPREGFLIVVLFWTVLGSVGALPFLFSERPNLSLTDAFFESFSGLTTTGATTLVGLDSLPKAILFYRQMLQWLGGMGIIVLAVAILPILGVGGMQLYRAEMPGPLKDNKMRPRIAETAKTLWLIYVLLTIACALSLWGAGMSVFDAISHSFSTIAIGGFSTHDASIGYFNSPTINTIIGIFLLISGCNFGLHFAVLSGRSLKVYWRDPEFRMFIFVQLTLVIVCTLVLWQHNVYKSGLETLNQAFFQVVSMATTAGFTTDSIAKWPLFLPILLLCSAFIGGCAGSTGGGLKVIRILLLYLQGSRELKRLVHPNAVYTIKLGRRALPERILEAVWGFFSAYALVFIISMLAIIATGVDEFSAFAAVTATLNNLGPGLGVVADNFTSMNPAAKWILVITMLFGRLEVFTLLVLFTPTFWRE; translated from the coding sequence ATGCATTTTCGTGCCATAACCCGTATTGTTGGTCTGCTGGTCATCTTATTCTCCGGGACAATGTTTATTCCCGGGCTAGTGGCCTTGATCTATCGTGATGGTGCCGGCCGTGCCTTCAGCGAAACCTTTTTTGTTGCTCTGGCGATCGGCCTGTTGCTCTGGCTACCCAACCGAAAACAGAAACATGAGTTAAAGCCCCGCGAGGGCTTTCTCATTGTGGTGCTGTTCTGGACGGTGCTGGGCAGTGTCGGGGCATTGCCTTTTCTATTCTCAGAGCGGCCCAATCTTTCGTTAACTGATGCATTTTTTGAATCATTCTCAGGGTTGACGACGACGGGAGCCACCACTCTGGTGGGGCTAGATTCACTGCCCAAAGCCATTTTATTCTATCGACAAATGCTGCAATGGCTTGGCGGCATGGGGATCATCGTCTTGGCGGTAGCTATTTTGCCTATCTTGGGGGTCGGGGGCATGCAGCTCTATCGCGCAGAAATGCCCGGCCCATTGAAAGACAATAAAATGCGCCCTCGGATTGCTGAAACCGCGAAAACACTGTGGCTTATCTATGTGTTGCTGACCATCGCCTGTGCGCTTTCACTATGGGGCGCGGGGATGTCGGTGTTTGATGCCATTTCTCACAGCTTCTCAACTATTGCGATAGGCGGCTTCTCGACCCATGATGCCAGTATCGGTTACTTCAACAGCCCGACGATTAACACCATTATTGGTATTTTCTTGCTGATTTCGGGGTGTAACTTTGGTTTGCACTTTGCGGTGCTCAGTGGCCGCAGTTTGAAAGTTTATTGGCGTGACCCCGAATTCCGGATGTTTATCTTTGTACAATTGACGCTGGTTATCGTTTGTACCTTGGTACTCTGGCAGCACAATGTGTACAAATCGGGTCTGGAAACCTTAAATCAGGCCTTTTTCCAAGTGGTGTCCATGGCGACCACGGCGGGTTTCACGACAGATAGCATTGCCAAATGGCCGCTGTTCCTGCCGATACTCTTATTATGCTCTGCTTTTATCGGGGGCTGTGCGGGCTCGACCGGCGGCGGATTGAAAGTTATCCGTATCTTGCTGCTTTATCTACAAGGCTCACGTGAATTAAAACGCTTAGTGCATCCCAATGCGGTTTACACCATTAAGTTGGGGCGGCGAGCATTACCAGAGCGGATACTGGAAGCGGTCTGGGGATTCTTCTCCGCGTACGCATTGGTTTTCATCATCAGCATGTTGGCGATTATCGCGACGGGTGTTGATGAGTTTTCTGCTTTTGCGGCAGTCACCGCAACTTTAAACAACCTCGGGCCAGGTTTGGGTGTTGTCGCTGATAACTTCACTTCTATGAATCCAGCTGCTAAATGGATATTAGTGATAACAATGCTGTTCGGCCGATTGGAAGTTTTCACTTTGCTGGTTCTTTTCACCCCAACATTCTGGCGTGAGTAA
- the fadB gene encoding fatty acid oxidation complex subunit alpha FadB, giving the protein MLYQSETLKLHWLENGIAELVFDAPGSVNKLDTKTVANLGEALAVLEKQSELKGLLLRSAKAAFIVGADITEFLSLFNEPPEKLHQWLVFANDIFNRLEDLPVPTIAAINGYALGGGCECILATDFRVASPEARIGLPETKLGIMPGFGGSVRLPRLLGADSALEIIAAGKDIIAKDALKVGLVDAVVAPEKLADAALVMLKQAIDEKLDWQAARRPKLEPLKLNPTEAAMCFTIAKGMVMQVAGKHYPAPLTAVKTIEAAAKFGRAEALKLETNSFVPLAGSNEARALVGIFLNDQYVKGQAKKLAKGVSAPKQAAVLGAGIMGGGIAYQSALKGVPVMMKDINDKSLTLGMNEAAKLLNKQLERGKIDGLKMANILATIQPTLDYTGIERAQVIVEAVVENPKVKAAVLAEVEALIGEETVLASNTSTIPIDQLANSLKRPENFCGMHFFNPVHRMPLVEIIRGAKTSDKTIAAVVAYATQMGKTPIVVNDCPGFFVNRVLFPYLAGFGMLVRDGADFRQIDKVMEKQFGWPMGPAYLLDVVGIDTAHHAQAVMAAGFPDRMSKDYRDAVDVMFDNQRFGQKNGQGFYRYTQDAKGKPRKEHDEQVDVLLAQVSQPIQKFSDDDIIARTMIPMINEVVRCLEEGIIASPAEGDMALVYGLGFPPFHGGVFRYLDTIGSANYVEMAQRYAHLGALYHIPAGLRAKAEHNESYYPVAAALLDVTTSQPA; this is encoded by the coding sequence ATGCTCTACCAAAGCGAAACACTAAAGCTTCACTGGTTGGAAAACGGTATTGCCGAGTTGGTGTTTGATGCACCGGGTTCAGTTAATAAGCTGGATACCAAAACTGTAGCCAATCTGGGTGAAGCCCTAGCTGTGTTGGAAAAACAAAGCGAACTCAAAGGGTTGCTATTGCGCTCCGCCAAAGCAGCCTTTATTGTCGGTGCCGATATCACCGAGTTTCTGTCCCTGTTTAACGAGCCACCAGAAAAACTGCACCAATGGCTGGTTTTCGCTAATGATATTTTCAATCGTCTAGAAGATTTACCGGTGCCAACCATTGCGGCAATCAATGGCTATGCGCTGGGTGGCGGATGTGAATGTATTCTGGCGACCGATTTTCGCGTGGCCTCCCCCGAAGCCCGTATCGGCCTACCGGAAACCAAGCTCGGTATCATGCCGGGCTTTGGCGGCTCGGTGCGGTTACCGCGCTTATTAGGTGCTGACAGTGCACTGGAAATTATCGCCGCGGGTAAAGATATTATTGCCAAAGATGCCTTAAAAGTGGGGTTGGTTGATGCCGTTGTGGCCCCTGAAAAGCTGGCCGATGCTGCTTTAGTCATGCTGAAGCAAGCCATTGACGAGAAACTCGACTGGCAAGCAGCACGCCGCCCGAAATTAGAGCCACTGAAGCTCAACCCGACCGAAGCCGCCATGTGCTTTACAATTGCCAAAGGCATGGTCATGCAAGTGGCCGGTAAACACTATCCGGCTCCGCTGACTGCCGTCAAAACCATTGAAGCCGCGGCAAAATTTGGCCGAGCCGAAGCATTGAAGCTGGAAACCAATAGTTTTGTTCCCTTAGCAGGCTCCAATGAAGCACGAGCATTAGTCGGCATTTTCCTCAATGATCAATATGTTAAAGGTCAAGCTAAGAAGCTCGCCAAAGGTGTCAGTGCGCCAAAACAGGCCGCGGTACTGGGCGCTGGGATTATGGGCGGCGGTATCGCCTATCAATCGGCACTGAAAGGTGTGCCGGTCATGATGAAAGATATCAATGACAAATCTCTGACATTGGGGATGAATGAAGCCGCTAAGCTACTGAATAAACAGTTGGAACGCGGCAAAATAGATGGTCTGAAAATGGCGAATATCCTGGCGACCATCCAGCCGACATTAGATTACACCGGCATTGAGCGCGCCCAAGTCATCGTGGAAGCCGTGGTGGAAAATCCAAAAGTGAAAGCGGCCGTCCTGGCCGAGGTTGAAGCACTGATTGGCGAGGAAACGGTGTTAGCCTCGAATACCTCGACAATCCCAATTGATCAGCTCGCTAACTCCCTCAAACGCCCAGAAAATTTCTGTGGGATGCACTTCTTCAACCCGGTTCACCGGATGCCGCTGGTTGAGATTATTCGTGGCGCGAAAACCTCAGATAAAACTATCGCCGCCGTTGTAGCATACGCCACACAAATGGGTAAAACCCCCATTGTGGTGAATGATTGCCCGGGTTTCTTTGTTAACCGTGTCTTATTCCCGTATCTGGCTGGATTCGGCATGTTGGTCAGAGACGGCGCGGACTTCCGCCAGATTGATAAAGTGATGGAGAAGCAATTTGGCTGGCCAATGGGCCCTGCTTATCTATTAGATGTGGTCGGCATTGATACCGCGCACCATGCACAAGCCGTGATGGCTGCTGGTTTCCCTGACCGCATGAGTAAAGATTATCGCGATGCTGTTGACGTGATGTTTGATAATCAACGATTTGGTCAAAAGAATGGCCAAGGCTTCTACCGCTACACCCAAGATGCCAAGGGCAAACCGCGTAAAGAGCACGATGAACAAGTCGATGTGTTACTGGCGCAAGTCAGTCAACCCATTCAGAAGTTTAGCGATGATGACATTATTGCCCGCACCATGATCCCGATGATCAATGAAGTGGTGCGCTGCCTGGAAGAGGGCATTATCGCCAGCCCAGCGGAGGGCGATATGGCGCTAGTCTATGGCCTTGGCTTCCCACCATTCCACGGCGGTGTTTTCCGTTACCTTGACACCATCGGCAGTGCAAATTATGTCGAAATGGCCCAGCGCTATGCCCATCTTGGTGCGCTCTATCACATCCCGGCCGGGCTGAGAGCCAAAGCTGAACATAACGAAAGCTATTATCCTGTGGCAGCAGCGCTGCTTGATGTTACTACCAGTCAACCGGCATGA
- the coaA gene encoding type I pantothenate kinase, translating to MTKRDQSLATPYLQFDRTQWAALRDSVPLTLTEEEIVKLKGINEDLSLDEVAQIYLPLSRLLNFYISSNLRRQAVLEQFLGTDGQRIPYVIGIAGSVAVGKSTTARLLQALLSRWPEHRSVELITTDGFLYPNKVLNERGLMKKKGFPQSYDMHSLVKFVSEVKSGADHVTAPVYSHLIYDIVPEGNKVIKQPDILILEGLNVLQSGMDYPHDPHHVFVSDFVDFSIYVDAPEDLLQSWYINRFLKFRQGAFSNPDSYFHNYAKLPETEAVKIATQLWKEINGLNLKQNILPTRERASLIMTKSANHAVENVRLRK from the coding sequence ATGACAAAAAGAGATCAATCTTTAGCGACGCCTTATCTACAGTTCGATCGTACTCAGTGGGCTGCTTTGCGCGACTCAGTACCATTGACACTAACAGAAGAAGAAATCGTTAAACTTAAAGGGATTAACGAAGACCTTTCATTAGATGAAGTGGCACAAATATATCTGCCACTTTCGCGCCTACTTAATTTCTATATTAGTTCTAACTTGCGTCGACAGGCTGTTCTAGAGCAATTCCTTGGCACTGATGGTCAACGAATTCCGTATGTTATTGGTATTGCCGGCAGTGTTGCGGTGGGTAAAAGTACCACCGCCCGTTTACTGCAAGCATTGCTGAGCCGCTGGCCTGAGCACCGGAGTGTTGAACTGATTACCACTGATGGTTTTCTTTATCCGAATAAAGTGCTTAATGAGCGCGGATTGATGAAGAAAAAAGGATTTCCACAATCCTATGATATGCACAGCTTGGTGAAATTTGTTTCTGAAGTGAAATCGGGGGCTGACCATGTTACCGCGCCAGTTTATTCCCACTTAATATATGACATTGTCCCTGAGGGTAATAAAGTTATCAAACAGCCGGACATTCTTATATTAGAGGGATTAAATGTTCTACAAAGTGGAATGGATTATCCACATGATCCTCACCATGTATTTGTCTCTGATTTTGTGGACTTCTCTATATATGTAGATGCCCCAGAAGATTTACTGCAAAGCTGGTATATCAACCGGTTCCTTAAATTCCGACAAGGTGCATTCTCTAATCCAGATTCTTATTTCCATAACTATGCCAAACTGCCAGAAACTGAAGCAGTCAAGATTGCAACCCAGTTATGGAAAGAGATTAATGGATTGAATCTAAAACAAAATATATTACCAACACGTGAACGAGCAAGCCTAATAATGACTAAAAGTGCCAATCATGCAGTTGAAAATGTGCGCTTAAGAAAATAA
- the hemG gene encoding menaquinone-dependent protoporphyrinogen IX dehydrogenase, translated as MKVLILYSSRDGQTQTIASYIARELSAIATCEIQDLAAAGQIDLSQYQQVMIGASVRYGHFSPVLSQFVNKHVEQLNQMPSAFFAVNLTARKLEKRSPQTNAYVRKFLLSTPWQPTLCTVFAGALRYPRYRWIDRIMIQLIMRMTGGETDTSKEVEYTDWQQVSGFAQDFSALQYKK; from the coding sequence ATGAAAGTACTGATACTTTACTCCAGCCGAGACGGCCAAACACAAACTATTGCTTCTTATATAGCTCGGGAATTATCAGCAATAGCGACTTGTGAAATACAAGATTTAGCAGCCGCAGGGCAAATAGACCTGAGCCAGTATCAACAAGTGATGATTGGTGCCTCGGTGCGTTATGGGCATTTCAGCCCAGTATTAAGTCAATTCGTCAATAAACATGTCGAACAGCTCAATCAGATGCCGAGTGCGTTCTTTGCTGTCAATCTTACTGCCCGCAAACTAGAAAAACGTTCGCCACAGACCAACGCCTATGTCCGTAAGTTTTTGCTAAGCACCCCGTGGCAACCCACATTGTGCACGGTATTCGCCGGAGCCCTGCGTTATCCGCGTTATCGCTGGATAGATAGGATTATGATTCAACTTATCATGCGCATGACGGGCGGCGAGACGGATACCAGTAAAGAAGTTGAGTATACCGATTGGCAACAGGTCAGCGGTTTTGCTCAGGATTTCTCTGCACTACAGTACAAAAAGTAA
- a CDS encoding IMPACT family protein codes for MQPYLIPAAPATVSEEIKKSRFITLLAHTSGVNEAKDFIQQIKQQHPTARHHCWAFVAGAPTDSQQLGFSDDGEPSGTAGKPILAQLMGSGMGEITAVVVRYYGGIKLGTGGLVRAYGSGVQQALKQIEVTYKVPQVEYTLQCDYAQLAMVDTLLQQVDGQILQSEYAQLVTLHLSLPATQASQVGDKLRDLSRGTLQLTPISQ; via the coding sequence ATGCAGCCTTATTTGATACCTGCGGCTCCGGCCACTGTCAGCGAAGAAATCAAAAAAAGCCGTTTTATCACCTTGCTGGCGCATACCAGTGGGGTGAATGAAGCAAAAGATTTCATTCAGCAGATAAAGCAGCAGCACCCAACTGCCCGGCATCATTGCTGGGCTTTTGTTGCTGGGGCACCAACAGACTCACAGCAATTAGGTTTTTCCGATGATGGCGAGCCCTCGGGCACGGCGGGGAAACCTATTCTGGCCCAATTGATGGGCAGCGGGATGGGTGAAATCACAGCTGTGGTTGTGCGCTATTATGGCGGTATCAAGCTCGGGACTGGCGGGTTAGTCAGGGCCTATGGCAGTGGCGTTCAACAAGCATTAAAACAGATTGAAGTAACATATAAAGTCCCACAGGTAGAATATACTTTGCAGTGCGACTATGCGCAGCTCGCGATGGTCGACACATTATTACAGCAGGTTGACGGCCAGATTTTACAGAGTGAATATGCACAACTCGTGACACTTCATCTCTCTTTGCCAGCAACTCAAGCCAGTCAGGTCGGGGATAAATTGCGAGATCTCAGTCGTGGTACGTTGCAATTGACGCCCATTTCGCAATAA
- the fadA gene encoding acetyl-CoA C-acyltransferase FadA, translating into MENVVIIDAVRTPMGRSKGGAFRQVRAEDLSAHLMREVLSRNPGLNAAEIDDIYWGCVQQTLEQGFNIARNASLLAEIPHSVPAVTVNRLCGSSMQALHDGARAIMVGDAQVSLIGGVEHMGHVPMNHGVDFHPGLSRTVAKAAGMMGLTAEMLAKIHNISRQSQDEFAVRSHQRAYAATQAGHFANEIVATNGHDADGILKRFDFDEVIRPETNLAGLAALRPAFDPVNGTVTAGTSSALSDGAAAMLIMSESRAKSLGLTPRARIRSMAVVGCDPSIMGYGPVPASQLALKRAGLKLEDIGLFELNEAFAAQSLACLKGLGLLESMDDKVNLNGGAIALGHPLGCSGARISTTLLNLMERRDVQFGLATMCIGLGQGIATVFERV; encoded by the coding sequence ATGGAAAATGTAGTCATTATTGATGCCGTCCGCACACCAATGGGCCGCTCCAAAGGCGGTGCATTCCGTCAGGTTCGAGCAGAAGATCTCTCCGCTCACTTAATGCGGGAAGTACTGAGCCGTAATCCGGGATTGAATGCCGCCGAAATCGACGATATCTATTGGGGATGTGTGCAACAAACATTAGAGCAGGGCTTTAATATTGCCCGCAATGCTTCTTTGTTGGCCGAAATTCCCCACAGTGTTCCCGCCGTTACCGTTAACCGCCTGTGTGGTTCATCAATGCAAGCTTTGCATGATGGTGCCAGAGCTATCATGGTGGGTGATGCACAAGTCAGTTTAATTGGTGGCGTGGAACATATGGGTCATGTGCCCATGAATCACGGTGTTGATTTCCATCCTGGCCTGAGCCGTACAGTGGCTAAAGCTGCCGGAATGATGGGGTTAACCGCTGAAATGTTGGCAAAAATCCACAATATCAGCCGCCAGTCACAAGATGAGTTTGCCGTTCGCTCCCACCAACGCGCCTATGCCGCGACACAGGCGGGCCATTTTGCCAATGAGATTGTCGCCACTAATGGGCATGACGCTGACGGCATCTTAAAACGTTTTGATTTCGATGAAGTTATTCGCCCAGAAACCAATCTTGCGGGTTTGGCCGCGCTACGCCCAGCCTTTGACCCCGTGAATGGCACCGTGACGGCCGGGACATCATCAGCCCTTTCCGATGGCGCTGCTGCCATGCTTATCATGAGTGAATCACGTGCAAAATCATTGGGTTTAACACCCCGCGCGCGCATTCGTTCAATGGCGGTCGTCGGCTGTGACCCATCGATTATGGGATATGGCCCAGTCCCCGCCAGCCAACTGGCATTAAAACGTGCGGGGTTAAAACTGGAAGATATTGGTTTATTTGAATTAAATGAGGCTTTTGCCGCGCAATCACTGGCTTGCCTGAAAGGTTTGGGGCTGCTGGAGAGTATGGATGACAAAGTTAATCTGAATGGCGGCGCTATTGCTCTCGGCCATCCATTGGGTTGTTCTGGGGCGCGAATCTCGACCACGTTGCTCAATCTGATGGAACGCCGTGATGTGCAATTCGGCCTAGCAACCATGTGCATCGGCTTAGGCCAAGGCATCGCGACCGTCTTTGAACGCGTCTAG
- the birA gene encoding bifunctional biotin--[acetyl-CoA-carboxylase] ligase/biotin operon repressor BirA gives MKDIKVPLRLIGILADGAFHSGEQLGEMLGMSRAAINKHMQTIREWGLDVYTVPGKGYSLPAPIQLLDEKTILSYLPAGQIAVLPVVDSTNQYLLDRITELKSGDACVAEYQQAGRGRRGRQWRSPFGANLYLSMYWRLEQGPAAAMGLSLVVGIVMAEVLHKLGAEQVRVKWPNDLYLNDKKLAGILVELTGKTGDAAQLVIGAGINLSMRESATNVINQDWINLQEAGVIIDRNKLAAEILSELRLAVVKFENEGLSAFISRWREMDNYLDRPVKLIIGSQEIFGIARGIDQQGALLLEQEGNIKAYIGGEISLRGV, from the coding sequence GTGAAAGATATTAAAGTACCCTTGCGATTAATTGGCATACTGGCCGATGGCGCTTTTCACTCCGGTGAGCAGCTAGGTGAAATGTTGGGTATGAGTCGCGCTGCAATTAATAAGCATATGCAGACTATCAGAGAATGGGGATTAGATGTCTACACTGTGCCGGGTAAGGGATATAGTTTGCCGGCACCTATCCAACTACTTGATGAAAAAACAATTTTAAGTTATTTACCTGCGGGCCAAATCGCCGTATTACCTGTTGTTGATTCAACGAACCAATATCTTCTGGATCGCATCACTGAGCTTAAATCTGGCGATGCTTGCGTTGCAGAATATCAGCAAGCAGGCCGGGGTAGACGTGGCCGTCAGTGGCGATCGCCTTTTGGTGCTAACCTTTATTTATCAATGTATTGGCGATTAGAACAAGGCCCTGCGGCAGCGATGGGGCTAAGTTTGGTTGTGGGCATCGTGATGGCTGAAGTGCTGCACAAATTAGGTGCTGAGCAAGTTCGTGTTAAGTGGCCGAATGATCTGTATCTCAATGATAAAAAACTGGCTGGTATATTAGTTGAACTCACTGGGAAGACCGGGGATGCAGCACAGTTGGTTATTGGTGCCGGTATAAACCTGAGTATGCGTGAGTCCGCGACGAATGTTATTAACCAAGATTGGATTAACTTACAGGAAGCTGGCGTTATTATTGATCGTAATAAACTGGCGGCGGAAATATTATCTGAATTACGGCTGGCGGTGGTTAAATTTGAAAATGAGGGGTTATCTGCCTTTATTTCACGTTGGCGAGAAATGGATAATTATCTTGATCGCCCGGTGAAGTTGATTATTGGCAGCCAAGAGATATTTGGGATCGCCCGTGGTATCGATCAGCAAGGTGCATTATTGTTAGAGCAGGAAGGCAATATAAAGGCTTATATTGGTGGCGAGATTTCCCTTCGCGGAGTTTAA